GCTGAGCTGGCTGGTGAATTCGCGCAGGATATACCAGCGCTCCAGACGGCTGCAGCGCTCAAACTCCGGCAGCGAAAGCGTTATCCGTTCCGGTTCCTGCTCCAGCGCCACCTTCTTCATCAATTGCTGGGCACGCTTCAAAAGCATTTCCTCCGCCTCGGCGAAGATGCGTGCCTGAAGTCCCAGGCTGCTGCCCAGGCGGGGGTTCAGCTCCGTCTCCAAAAGCGGGATCAGGCTGTGCCGCACCCAGTTTCGTTTTAAGCTCTGGTCTTCGTTGCTGGCGTCCTCGCGCCAGGGCATTTTTTCCTCTTCCAAAATCTGGATTAATTCCTGTTTTTCAAAGCAAAGCAAAGGATGCGCCACGTTTCCAGCCAGGGGCCGGATACCGGCCAGGCCGCTCAAACCCGCGCCGCGCGCCAGGTTCAGCAGCATGGTCTCACTTTGGTCGTTCAGATGGTGACCGGTCACGATGAGATCAAAGCGGTAGGCGCTGAGAATCTCCTCAAAAACCTCAAAGCGCTGTTGCCGCGCCCGGTTTTCCAAGCCAGCACCCTGGGCAACGCGAATCTTGCGCACAATCAGGGGAACCCCCAATTCCTGGCATTGTTCGCGCACCAGGTCTTCATCGGCGTGGCTGGATGGACCGCGCAATTGATGATTCACGTGTACCACCAAAAGTGTGAGCCGAATGCGGGAAAGAAGCCGTGTAAATAAAAGTAGCAGCGCCATCGAATCCGCCCCCCCGGAAACGCAAAGCAAAAGCTTCGCGCCGGGGGAAAAAATCCGCATATCCCGCGCGTAACTCTCTAATTTATCAAGGGCTTGATCCAGCCGGGCCATGGACGCTCCTTTTGAATTTACTATGATAAGCTATGATTTTTGAAGGGCGCTGTTGTGTCAAGGGATTTGGCTTCGTAGCGATTTTATATGAATGGATTAGTGATGCACATGATGATGAAGATTAAAAAAAGGGGTTGGTTTTGGTGAGGTGGCGAGACGACCAGATGGCGAGGTAGCGCCAGACCCTCATCCTGAACGAAGTGAAGGATTCAGACCTTAATGTCAACAATGGTTTATGAGCAGCCAGGCTTTACACATCACCACCAAACTCAAGCCGACGCGTCATTCTGAACGAAGTGAAGAATCCAGCCCTGGGTAGTAAAAAAAGTTCCTCCGACCACCCGGTTTTGCTAATCATAAGCCAGACTAAGCCTTGGATAACTGACAACTCACAACTCTATACTGCCAACTTACACCGACTCCTCGCCTCTCCATCTGACCATCTCACCATATTTATAGAACGAGTCCCTTGTAAAAAACACCAATGATGCTAAACCTATATGTGCCTTATGTTTGCCTTTGAAACATAAGGGATACATAAGGCGGCAAGCAAGAAGGCGCGCTAAAGGTATGTCAACTGGTTACTTGCCCCAACCCTGTCATTCTGGCGCGCCAAGATGACGCCTGGGGCAGAGCTTTCAGGTCAACC
The genomic region above belongs to Candidatus Cloacimonadota bacterium and contains:
- the tilS gene encoding tRNA lysidine(34) synthetase TilS, with protein sequence MARLDQALDKLESYARDMRIFSPGAKLLLCVSGGADSMALLLLFTRLLSRIRLTLLVVHVNHQLRGPSSHADEDLVREQCQELGVPLIVRKIRVAQGAGLENRARQQRFEVFEEILSAYRFDLIVTGHHLNDQSETMLLNLARGAGLSGLAGIRPLAGNVAHPLLCFEKQELIQILEEEKMPWREDASNEDQSLKRNWVRHSLIPLLETELNPRLGSSLGLQARIFAEAEEMLLKRAQQLMKKVALEQEPERITLSLPEFERCSRLERWYILREFTSQLSGSERDFFSYNFQELMNLLDSQGSKYVPLGRGLRAVKVYDRLILEPDEEPEPVPEELSIGEDRSRAVWGDYRFSFKLLKVLPAQPEEDPLRVFLDADKISFPLQIRARRPGDRFQPLGMDGQVKLKNFFINVKLPRFERDRVPIFDDGDKIVWVTGLRVDARAALDPDSSRFLLISAENMKARPKRAASRVEARRMK